One Companilactobacillus heilongjiangensis genomic window, CAACATTGGGACCGCATAGCCGATACTTAATCCCAATCTTGGATGATTCATATTTTTTAGGCGGTCAGCAATGGGACGAAAACGACTTGGTCTGGCTTTATGTGGAAATTCTCCTAAAATGTATAAAGCTAATAGGTTGCCGAAGAAGATTCCGACAATGTTAATTCCAAAGCCTAACCAACTACCAAAACAGACTCCACTCAACACCGCTACAGCCGCTATGGGCATACCAGGGATCGCCGATCCTATCGCAATTACAGCCATAAACAAAACGGCGTTATGCTTTCCTTGGTGTCGCAATAAATTAATCAGCGTTTGGCGATCGAAGGCATAGGCAAAGAAAGTCGTGACTACTTCACGATAATTGATCCAGATGGCAAATAATAGTCCAACTAGTCCTAAGATGCCTAGTGAAATGAAAAGTACTTTATGCCAAAGCTTCATTAATTGCCCCCAAAAAGAATATTTATAAGTTCAACTTAGCATAGTTGTTTGTGAAAGTAACGTAATAGATCCAGTGAAAATACAAATAAAGCTAGTAATCTTTGAAGGTTACTAGCTTTATTTGTATTAATTAATTGATTAGTCTTGTAATTCACGAATTGCTAAAGCAAAGTCACCTAACGTTGCAGAACCGTTATTTTTGACTACTGGCATCGTGATGTATTTTTCGAGGTCAGGAACTTCAACATAATCGTTAAGAAGTTCTTTGAATTGAGCACGTACTTTTACTAAGAAGGGCTCGCTGACAACTCCGCCACCAAAGACAATCTTGTCTGGACGAAGAATCAAAGTTGCTTGGATAGCAGCTTGAGCAACATAGTAAGCCATGATGTCCCAAACGTGGTCAGTCAATGGCACGTCTTTACCGGGTTTGCCTAAACGAGCATCAAATGTTGGTCCAGCAACTAATCCCTCAAGACAGTCGCCGTGGAATGGACAGATACCTTTGAAATCAAGGTCGTCAGGGTGACGTTTCAAGAATGTGTGTCCCATTTCGGGGTGCCCCATATTTCCGACAAATTTACCGTCAGAAATAGCTCCGGCACCAACACCAGTACCAATTGTGTAGTAGACTAGTGAGTCGATTTTTTCGTTTGCTAGAGTCGACATTGTATATTCACCGAAAGCTGATCCGTTAACGTCAGTGGTCCAGAACATTGGTACGTCAAAGTTTTCTTTCATCTTGCCGATGAAATCAGTGTCTTTCCAACCTGGTTTTGGTGTCGATGTGATGTAACCATATTTTGGTGAGTTTTTGCGAAGTTCAATTGGTCCAAATGATGCAATACCAAGAGCTTCAATGTCAAATTTCTTAAAATAATCGATGGCTTTTTGTAAAGTTTCCTCAGGTGTAGTAGTGGGGAAATGGACGCTGTCCTTGATACGATAATCTTCATCACCGACAGCACAGACAAATTTTGTGCCACCAGCTTCAATACTTCCTACTAGCATATTTATTTCTCCTCAAATTTAAGTAATCGTTTTCACCGACTTACGATACTATTAATTTTTTTTTACGTCAAATTAAATTTTGTTTTGGTACTTGTGTATTTTTAAAACTAAAGTTAGCTTAAATGGCATGATATAATTGAACTACTGAGAAAATAGTGTGGGTGAAATAATGAAGGTAAGAATAGATGATGTTGCTGAATTAGCAGGCGTCTCAAAGACTACTGTTTCAAGAGTTTTGAATAAACGCGGTTATTTGAGTGAAAAAACTATTAAAAAAGTTCACGATGCGATGGACAAACTGAATTATCAACCCAACGCAGTTGCTCGCCAGTTATTCAAACAGGAGACTAAATTAGTTGGTTTAATTTTTCCGACTGTCAATAATCCTTTTTTCGGTCAATTAGTTGCGACAATGGAAAAAAAGTTGTTCAATGCCGGTTTTAAAGTATTGCTTGGCGACTCAATGAATAATCCAGATAAGGAAAAATTATATCTTCAAGAGTTAATGTCACATCAAGTTGACGGTCTAATTGTTGGTGCCCACAACCAAGGTATTGACGAATACGAGCATACTAATTTGCCAATTGTTGCGATTGATCGAATCGTTAATAAAGATATCCCTGTTATTTCATCCGATAACTATCAAGGGGGAAAGTTGGCAACTGAACTCCTGATAGATAGCGGTGCTAAAGTAATTATTCATACTAATGGCCCACAAAATTTAAAATCACCTGCTCAAAAAAGACGTCAGGCCTATGAAGATACTATGCGAGAAAATGGCATGATACCGATAATTTACACGTCAGATTTTACTGATATTGATAATGGAGCTAATCAAAAAGTTGACTTTATCAAACAGATATTCAAAGAGCATCCAGATGTTGATGGTATGTTCATTTCTAATGATATGGATGCAGCTCAAGTGATTGATATTGCTGAAGACCTTGGTTATAAAGTTCCTGAAGATTTAAAGATTGTCGGATACGATGGGGCGGAAGCTACGCGGATTTTGTTACCTAAGTTGACAACCATTATGCAGCCAATCGATGAAATGGCTGATATTGCAGTCAATATGTTGATTGAAAGAATTACTGACAATAGTGCTGGATATGATCAAGTGTTACCTGTCAAAGTCTGGCGTGGAAAAACAGTCTAAAGAAAAAGATGATAACCGGTTGACATATTTTATGTAAGCATTTACAATACGTTTTGTTAAGTGCTTATTTTTTTATAGCAATATGTCAACCGGTTGACATTAAAGCTGCTAGTTTAAGAAATGGAGAAGATAACATGGAAACAGAGATAGATGAAAAAGTTGATAAATCTGAAGAAATTCCATTGTTTCGTAAGTTAAGTTATTCGCTCACTGATTTTGGTGGGAATGTTCTATTTGTAAGTATTAGCACGTACTTATTGTATTTTTATACAGATACTTTTGGATTAGCAATTGGAGTTGCCGGAACCATCCTTTTGGTTACTAGACTCTTAGATATGGTTGATGCACCAATTTGGGGATTTTTGATTGATCACACGCACACACGTTGGGGTCAAAGCCGGCCATACTTTCTATGGTTATGTGCACCGTTCGCAATTTTTACTTGGTTAACATTTACAACGCCGGGTTTAACAGGAACTAGTAAGATTGTTTACGCCGGAATTACCTATGTTCTTTCGGGTATTCTATATACCGGTATCAGTACACCAATGACATCAATTTTGCCAAATTTGACTAATGACCCTGAACAAAGAACAGTTTTGAACTCTTACCGGATGGTTGGTGGAAATATTGGTCTATTAGTTGCCAACAGTGTCGTTTTGCCAATGGTTCAATTGTTGGGACAAGGTAATGATCGTAAAGGATATTCATATACGCTTTTAGTATTAGGCATCGTATCAATCACTGCTTTTTTAATTGCCTTTTGGAATTTACGTGAAGTTAACGTAACTAATACGAAATCTATTTCACTAAAACAGAGTGTTAAAGCAACTAAGAGCAACTGGCCTTGGGTTTTAATCGTTATAACGAACTTATTGTACTGGATTGGAACAACCGTCAGAAGTTCAGGTATGATTTACTATTTCCAATATAATATTCATGCTAAATCATTAGTACCAGTGGCTGGTGGCTTATCCGTTGTCGCCGTTCTTGGAATGATCTTGATTCCAATGTTTGTTAAAAAGACCAATAAGAGAACAGTTTTCATTGCCTCACTATTTTTGGCAGCTGTGGCAAATATCGGATTCCAATTCGTTGGTAGTAACCGAGTTGCTATCGTTACATTGTATTGTATCGGTTCAATCGGCACGGGTATGGCTGCTTCAATGCCATTCTTGATGTTAGCCGATGCCGTTGATTATGGACAATGGAAAAATGGTATTCGTGCCAGTGGTTTTTTGACATCAATTGGTAGCGCTTTCTGCGTTAAAGCAGGCAGTGGTATCGGTGGATTCATTCCATCAAAAATCATGCAATATTTTGGTTACGTTCCTAACCAAGTTCAAAGTCAGCAATCATTATTCGGAATCAATTTTTCATTCGTTTGGTTGCCAGCAATTCTATTTATTGCTGCGGCTGTTCCGATGTTCTTCTATTCTAGATTTGAAAATAATGAAGCAAAGGTTAGAGCAGATTTAGCTAATGCCTAGTTGCCGTTTCCAGAGCTGAGAGTATTCATCTGCTGCGCGGCACGGTTCGAGCCAAAGAGCGGTCTCGAACCTCGGTTGAAGCCTTGCAAAACCAGCAAGTCTCCAACACGTCCGGTGGTGTAATGGCTAAAGCCATAACGCCACTTTCGCTGCGGATAAATACTCTCAGCTCTTCCAACTGATTTATTTTTACATAGTATGAATAATTAAAATTAGATTGAGTATCAAGAATGAACTGAAAATAAATACATTTGAATATTTCCCAGCTCTGAAGACGAGATATTTAAATAACACATGATGTACTAAAGGAGATATAAAAAATGAGTAATAAAAATTATTATGACGTAACTGAATGGCCAGTAGGTAATCCATATGAAGATGTTGGCGCTGTAATCAACAGTATTATTGCAGATATTAAGAAAAGACAAAATAACAGTGACGACAACAATGGTGGCAAACCTGGTGCTGTAATTTATCTGCCACCAGCTGACTACCATTTAAAAACTCAAGTTGTCATCGATATTAGTTTTCTAAAAATTGTCGGTTCTGGACATGGGTTTACTTCTTCAAGTATTCGTTTCAATGTACCTCAAAATGAATGGTCTAATTTACATGAGTTGTGGCCCGGTGGTAGTCGTGTCTTGGTAGATTTGGAATCAACTGCTGATGAGTCTGAAGGAGCAGCTTTCTTAGTTAAAAGAGAAGGTGATCCAAGAATTAGTTCGGTTGAATTTTCTGATTTCTGTATCGATGGTGTTCATTTTGTTGACGATGGTTCTGGCGAAGAAAATCCTGATAATACTTATGTTAATGGAAAAACTGGTATTTACGTTGGTAGCGCCCAAGATTCATTCCGTATCACGGGTATGGGCTTTGTTTATTTGGAACACGGAATTACGGTTTATAACGCCGATGCATTGACGATTCACAACAACTTTATCGCTGAATGTGGCAACTGTATTGAGTTACGTGGTTGGGGTCAAGCTTCGAAAGTCACCGATAATTTGATGGGTGCGGGTTTCAAAGGTTATTCCATTTATGCTCAAAACTTTGCCCAATTGTTAATCACTGCAAATAATATCTTTCCACGTGGTGCTAGCACAATTTACTTTGATACCGTTACTCGTTCATTAGTTTCGAATAATATCTTGCATGCCTTTTATGCTGGTATGGTAGTTCTCAGCCAAAGCTGTTCTGAAAATCTTATTTCGTCCAATCACTTTTTACATGATCGTGAACCTTGGAAACCAATGCAAAAACATGACAATGGCATCGATGATTCTTACGGATTGCTATACATTAGTGGCAATAATAATTCAGTTATTGGCAATCATTTCTCTGAAATCATGGATAAAGAATATTTGAAACCAGCTGGAGTTAAACCAGTCATCATAAGAATTGCTGCGGGTAGTGAGAATTATATTTCTAATAACAATGTTGTCGCCTCAGAAGCTCATTCAGGTAGCGGAGATTCCGCATTTGCTTCTCAGGTTGATGCCTTGTTGACGACTGAAGAATCAGCCTCATTCGACGTAACAACGGTATTGGTTGAAGATAAGTCACAAAGAAATATGGTGCTTGATTCTGGAAATGACAATCAAGTTATTATCGACAAAATGGTCAATGGATTTAGAGCTACACCAACAATTTCATTCGCTGAAGATAAAGATTAAAAGGAGAAATCATGCAAGAATTAAAAGTTGAACCTATCAAATTAACTAATAAACGTTACAGATTGGGCTATCACATCATGGCACCATCTGGTTGGATCAATGATCCCAATGGATTCTGTTATTTCCAAGGATATTACCATATCTTTTATCAACATTATCCCAACGATTCCAAATGGGGTCCAATGCACTGGGGACACGCTCGTAGCAAGGATTTAGTCCACTGGGAAACCTTGCCTATTGCTTTGACACCAGGTGATGAAGAAGATAAAGACGGCTGTTTCTCAGGTAGTGCGGTCTTTTACAATAACAAGATGTATTTGATTTACACCGGTCACCATTATTATGGCGATGGAGATCCAGATAATTTTTGGCAAAATCAAAATTTAGCTATTAGTGAAGACGGCATTCATTTTAAGAAATATAAAAATAATCCTATTATCGCTACACCTCCAGTAGACAATACAATCCATTTCCGTGACCCAAAGGTTTGGTACAACAATGGGAACTGGTACTTGATTCTGGGCAGTCAAGATAAGTCAAAAGTTGGTCGGACGCTGTTATATAAGTCAGCTAATTTGACCGATTGGAATTATGTTGGACCATTTGCTAAATCGATTGGAGTTGAAAAACAAGGTTATGTTTGGGAGTGTCCAGATTTCTTTAGATTGGCAGATAACGATATTCTATTGATGTCGCCTCAAGGTATCAAAGAAAATAATGGTCGATTTAAGAATTTGTTTAATACTGGTTATTTAGTTGGCAATTATAAGTATGCTACTAATTACTTTGAACATGGCGAATTTACTGAATTGGACAACGGTCATGATTTCTATGCTACTCAAACGACTTTGACCCCAGATGGTCGTCGAGTTGTCGTCGGTTGGATGGATATGTGGGAAAGCGCTATGCCTGAAAGTAAAGATGGTTGGGCTGGAGCTTTGACATTGCCACGTGAGCTGATTTACCAAGATGGCATTCTACAAATGAGACCGATTAAAGAGTTGGAACAATTGAGAACTAGCGATTTGGTTCATGAAAATAGTGTAGTGAATGGATCTAAACAATTAACTTCTGGCACAAAGCAGTACGAAGCTTTATTAGACTTTAAAGCGACAGACTTAGAGGGTACTGGGATTGAGTTGAAGGACTCTCAGGATAAAGATATTCTCAGTTTGAAGTATCAAAGTGGTAAGGCGATTTTGAATCGAACAGGTGACGATGGCGAGCGTGAGGCTTTGTTAAATGTTGGTAGTAGTTTGAAGTTACATTTGTTTGTGGATACGAGTTCCGTTGAGATTTTTGTTAATGATGGTGTTAGAACCTTTACCGAAAGATTCTATGCTGATGAAGCTAAATTGAACGTAGTTACTGATAAAGAAACTAATGTTTCAGCAGATGTTTATGAATTGGAAGGTAAAGCTGTTAAATTCTAAAAAAGAAGCTTGGATTTTAAAAATCCGAGCTTCTTTTTTCCTAATAAATCGTACGTTCAGCATCTTTATCAAAATTGTTGAACGCTCTAATAGTAGTATCGCGGTCGTGTTGTTCCAGATTAAGGACGCTCTTATCTGAAAGGCCATCTTCCATAAATTGATAAATAGCATCGTCACGAAAACCGATATTTTTAGCATCTTCAGCCGTGTTGCCATAGTAACAAGTTTTGATATTAGACCAGATAATTGCACCGAGACACATTGGACAAGGGTAAGCGTTCGTATAGAGTTCACAGCCGGATAGGTCATGTGTGCCTAGTTTTTGACAGGCTTTCCGAATAGTGTAAATTTCACCGTGGGCTGTGGGATCATTGCTTGATAAAACGTGGTTTCTACCTTGAGCAATAACTATGCCGTCTTTAACAATTACAGTTCCAAATGGACCGCCAACGTCGGTATCAACATTTTTTTGAGCCTCGTTAGCAGCCAGTTCCATAAACTTCTTTTCATATGCCATTAAATAAACACCCCCTAATTTATGATTATTATAATTCAAAAATATATGTATTTTAAATATGTTGTATATAAATATGGACTGTAATCCAAAATCGGATTACAGTCCATATTTGCCTTAATGCTCGAAAGTTGACCATGTTTTGTCATACTATCGTATTAATAAATTTTTGTATCACGAATATCTTTCAAAATGTTCAACGAGCCATCTTTATAACTGAGGAATCCATAAACGGCGACTCCTATCAAACCACAGATGATGATGACAATTGTTGCGCCAATCTTAGTTGCGTCAGAAATAACTTTGACCACTAGGAAGTCGGCTACAGCAACTACCACCAGCATGATTAAACCGTCGATTAGAATGCGGAGTAATTTTTTACCCAACGCTTTATCGACAACTTGGAATTGTTTGTTGATCAATCTAAATGCAAAATGTCCCATGACCATGAAGGCAATTGTTGAGGCTACCAGTGGTCCATAGACGCCCATAGCCAGCGTTAGTGGCAATTGTAGGACAACTTTAAGTAGGTAGGCAATTGCTAGGTAGATGAGTGATTTTTTGACGTGATGTGAAACTTGTAAAATGTTTTCCAAAATCATGAAGACACAATAGAAAAATGCTTCAAAACAGGATACCATCAGCACTTTAGAACCGAGGATACTTTGGTCGTAGAAAACAAAGACTGTCCATAATTGGCGACTGATGGCAATCATACCAAAAGTTGCTGGCAAAATAATGAACACTGTAAATTGAACGATGTTACGCATCAATTTTTGAATTTGTTCTGTACCGACCTTGCGGCTAATCATAGCTGAAAGTGCTGGGATAACTGAAGATGATACGGAAATTGCTAGAGAAACTAACACCATGATTAATTTGTTAGCTTGGAATCCAAACATAGCGTAAAGATCATCGATTGTACGTTGACTAGCGTGCAAAATTAATTCATAAATCCAACTGAATGTTGTTTGATCGAATAACTGTAAAACGGTCATAATCGTATCAACTAATAGGAATGGAATAGCTGAACGAAGCATGGAATTGAAGTTAATGTCAGGTGTATTTTCGTCTGTTGGAATGTCAGTTGTCGTTTTGATGTCTGTAACGGTAACAGAACGGCGAACTTTGATACGAATCCACAGTAAGAATAAGTAAGCGAGCGTTGCACCAATGAATGAAGCTAAAGTTGATTGGTTAACAGCAGTCATGTAGTTACCTTTTTGAAGAATCATAATTGTGTATGTGGCATAAAGCATGTAAGCAACACGAGCAATTTGTTCGATAACTTGAGAAAAGGCGGAGTAAGAAATAAACGCATAACCTTGGATGTAACCACGTAGAATACCGAGGGCAGGGATGATTAGCATTGCCACACTCAAATATTTAATCGGCGTTACAACACGCATATCGCCGGCAGCTAGAACGATAGCCACATATTTTGCTCCAAAGAACATGATGAAGGCTAAGACGACACCGACTAACGACATATAAATCGTATATTTTTTAAAGAGCTTTTCACTTTGATCAAAACGTCCTAAAGCATTGTGAGCAGCAACCTCTTTTGAAATAGCTGAAGGAATACCGGCAGTGGCAATGATCAAGAAGAGGTTATAAATGTTATAGACTTTACCGTATAGGGCATTCGCAGCCCCAACAGCAATAGGTCCAATCCAGATGTTCCATGGAATGATGTAGATAACGGACAGAATCCTAGAAAGAATTCCGCTTAGCGAAATCCAGAGGGAACTTTTTAATAATGAATCTTTTTTCATTTTGTTTTCCATTCTTTATAAGATTACTTATATATTATAGAAGGTATTGAAAAGTGCCGCCGGAGGCTGACTGTAATATAGTCTGCTGTGCGACCGGTGCGAGCCGAGGTCTCGCGCCTTGATTTTGAGCTTTGCATGGTTCGCAAATCTCAAAATACATCGGTGTTGTAATGGCTAAAGCCATAACAACACACGCACTGCTGACCATGTTTCCCTGCCTCCGGCTCGGGTTTTCTATACTTCATAATATTTGGAATATTTAAATCTTTCCTTTAGTGGACTGGTTTAGATATGCTTTAAACTAGAGCAATACTGAAATTGATTGTTAAGAAAAAGTATCAATCAAAAAATGAAACTAGTCGGAAGAGCTGAGAGTATTCACCAGCAGTGGAAGTGGTGTTATGGCTTTAGCCATTACGCCACTGGACGTGTTTGGAGACTTACCGAACTATGGTAAGGCTTCAAACCGAGGTTCGAGACCGTACTTTGGCTCGGACCGTTCCGCACAGCAGGCGAAATACTCTCAGTTCTGGAGACGGCATTACTTATAAAAAATCAACACAAATATCAAAGCGATTAGGGCTGGTAATCCTTGCATATATAGGATTTTCTTGGTTGCTGTAACGGCGCCATACACTGCCACTACAATAATATAAATCATCAACAGAATTAAAATTGTTTTTAAAGTCGAACCTGTGAAAAATAATATCATCATTAAAATTAAAACGCCGAGCATACCGTTGTAAATTCCTTGGTTAGAAAGTGCAGTTTGCGCTTCTTTGGTTTTTACAAAGTTAACTGGCATATCGAAAGCATTAGCTTGAATATCTGGTTTGGCAAACATCTCTAAACCGGCAATTCCAATGTGTTCTAGGGCAACTAATGCCACTAAAAATAAAGTTAAGATTTGCATTGTAATCTTCTTTCTATTAAAAGTATAAGTACCATAATAAACTGTTTTGAATTGTTGTACAAATAAGCTTTGGTGAGGGTGTCTCCAGGTATGAGAATATTTACCTGCTATGCGGACCGGTCCGAGCCGAAGTGCGGTCTCGAACCTCGATTTTGAGTTTCGCAAAGTACGCGAATCTCAAAACTTGCCCGGTGGTGTAAGAGCTAAAGCTCTAACGCCACACCCACAGCTGGTAAATATTCTCATACCTTCCGATTGGTTTGGTTTCTATATATTACGAATAATAAAGTATTAAATTGACTTGCTAAATAAACCATAATTTAGGCTGCTACAGCAACGATTATATCTAGTATTCATACACTCAATTTAATAACAGATAACTAGTCGGAAGAGCTGAGAAATATTTGTGGGCAGTGGAAGTGATGTTATGGCTTTAGCCATTACATCACCGGGCGTGTTTGGATACTTGCGGTTTGTGCAAGCATTCAAACCGAGGTTCGAGACCGCACTGTGGCTCGAGCCGGTCCGCACAGCCAGTGAATATTTCTCAGCTCTGGAGACGGAAAAAAAAGAAGAACCATAACATTTTACGATTCTTCATCAGGCTTTATCATAACAAATTTTTGCGCAAATTTACCCTTTTGATTAATTTTTGCTTGGCGAAGGCTGTCCATTTCTTCATAAGTAATTGAAGCGTCTTCTAAAATGGCACGGATGACTTCCTCTAGGTCCCCTAATTCTTCGACTAGATTGGCCCGTGTTTCAGCTTGTTTGACTTCGATGGCTTCTTCGGTGACTTTGTCGCGGAGTGATGATCGGTAGTCCTCATTGGAGAGAACTTCGAATTCGGCAACATCGGAAAGAATATCGGGTATTTTGTCCCGAACTAACTTTTTCATATGTAGATCCCCCTAAAACGTCTGTAGGGAAATCTTACCATGAAGATAAAAAAGTACCAAGTCATAATAGACAAGCAGGCAATTTGATAACAATAATATTAGCGTGATATGATTTATTTAAATAAAATTATAAAAAGTGTTGATGCTTATGAATCTATCAAATTTGATTTTTACGGAAGTATTTGGTGGACTCCTCTTACTGTTTATAATAGGTATAATTATTACTTTATTCATAAATGATTTTATTCGTAGGAGGATGATCCAGGCCTGTGAGGATGTTTTAGAAGATAAAGACATAATTGCCAAAATCTCAGTTGATAATGCGACTGCTGATTATTTGAAACGCAATCATAACGATGGTTTGTATCGAATCGATGAACTGATCTCCAAGAAAAATGATGTTATCAAATACAAGCTGTGCTTGAAGAAACGCAGTTTTGACTTTTATTTGAAAAAACAAAAGTTATTAAATTATAAAGTTATAGCGATAAAAATGTATTAATGGACTTGTCTTTCAGTGGGCAGGCCCTTTTTTATTTCACAAACTTTAATTGACTAACGCTGTGAAATTAGATACCATGTTTATAAATTTTACCCACTAATAGGTAAAGATAAAATCTTAGGAGGAACATCATGTCGGCATGGGATACAAAATTTGATAAAAAGGGATTCACTTTTGATGATGTTTTATTGATACCAGCAGAGAGTCACGTTTTACCAAATGAAGTAGATTTATCAGTTCAATTAGCTAAGAATATTAAACTAAACACTCCAATTTTGAGTGCAAGTATGGATACAGTTACCGAAGCACCAATGGCCATCGCAATGGCTCGTCAAGGTGGATTAGGTGTTATTCACAAGAATATGAGTATTGAACAACAAGCTGACGAGGTTTCAAAAGTTAAGCGTTCTGAAAATGGGGTTATCATCGACCCAATTTACTTAACTGCTGACGATAAAGTTAGTGAAGCTGAAAAGTTGATGAGTACATATCGTATCAGTGGCGTTCCCATCGTTACTAACACAACTGATTTGAAATTAGTTGGTATTATTACGAACCGTGATCTTCGTTTTATCACAGATTACTCAGTACAAATTGGTACTGTAATGACTAGTGAAGACTTGATTACTGCGCCAGTTGGTACATCACTTAAAGAAGCTGAACAAATTCTCCAAGAACACAAGATTGAAAAATTACCTTTGATTGACGAAAATGGTCGTCTCGGCGGACTAGTTACAATCAAGGATATTGAAAAAGTTAAAGAATTTCCCAATGCGGCTAAAGATCAATATGGCCGTCTCTTAGTTGCTGCAGCTGTTGGTGTAACAAGCGATACTTTTGAACGTGCCGAAGCCTTGCTTAAAGCTGGCGCCGATGCAATTATCATCGATACTGCCCATGGTCACTCAGCCGGTGTGCTCAGAAAGATTACTCAAATCAGAGAGAAGTTTCCTGAAGCTACATTGATTGCTGGTAATGTGGCAACCGCTGAAGGAACTAGAGCTCTATATGATGCCGGAGTTGATGTTGTTAAAGTTGGTATCGGACCTGGTTCAATCTGTACAACAAGAATCGTTGCCGGTGTCGGTGTGCCTCAACTAACAGCTATCTATGACGCCGCTAGTGTTGCTCACGAGTACGGTAAGACAATTATTGCTGATGGTGGTATCAAGTATTCAGGTGACATCGTAAAGGCTCTAGCAGGTGGTGGTAACGCCGTTATGCTTGGCTCAATGTTGGCTGGTACTGACGAAGCACCCGGTGAATTCGAAATTTATCAAGGTCGTCGTTTCAAGACATATCGTGGTATGGGAAGCCTTGCCGCAATGTCACATGGTTCTTCAGATCGTTACTTCCAAAGTGGCGTTAACGAAGCTAATAAGTTAGTTCCCGAAGGTATCGAAGGTAGAGTAGCTGCCAAAGGTGCTGTCGGCGATGTAATTTATCAATTACTTGGTGGATTACGTTCAGGTATGGGTTACGTTGGTGCTCATAATCTAACAGAATTACAAGATGCCCAATTCGTTCAAATCTCAAATGCAGGTTTGAGAGAATCACATCCACATGATGTTACTATTACTAAAGAAGCACCTAATTATTCAGTGAAATAATCAGAGAGTGGAGCAGGCCCGGGAATTTCCGAGCATTTGCATGACTTCACGAATTGTCCGCGTACCTTGCGGATGATTTGGGAAGTTAGGCAAAGCGGAAGAAATTGGCCTGTGGAACTCGTTTTAAA contains:
- a CDS encoding putative polysaccharide biosynthesis protein, with the translated sequence MKKDSLLKSSLWISLSGILSRILSVIYIIPWNIWIGPIAVGAANALYGKVYNIYNLFLIIATAGIPSAISKEVAAHNALGRFDQSEKLFKKYTIYMSLVGVVLAFIMFFGAKYVAIVLAAGDMRVVTPIKYLSVAMLIIPALGILRGYIQGYAFISYSAFSQVIEQIARVAYMLYATYTIMILQKGNYMTAVNQSTLASFIGATLAYLFLLWIRIKVRRSVTVTDIKTTTDIPTDENTPDINFNSMLRSAIPFLLVDTIMTVLQLFDQTTFSWIYELILHASQRTIDDLYAMFGFQANKLIMVLVSLAISVSSSVIPALSAMISRKVGTEQIQKLMRNIVQFTVFIILPATFGMIAISRQLWTVFVFYDQSILGSKVLMVSCFEAFFYCVFMILENILQVSHHVKKSLIYLAIAYLLKVVLQLPLTLAMGVYGPLVASTIAFMVMGHFAFRLINKQFQVVDKALGKKLLRILIDGLIMLVVVAVADFLVVKVISDATKIGATIVIIICGLIGVAVYGFLSYKDGSLNILKDIRDTKIY
- a CDS encoding DUF1304 domain-containing protein, translating into MQILTLFLVALVALEHIGIAGLEMFAKPDIQANAFDMPVNFVKTKEAQTALSNQGIYNGMLGVLILMMILFFTGSTLKTILILLMIYIIVVAVYGAVTATKKILYMQGLPALIALIFVLIFYK
- the guaB gene encoding IMP dehydrogenase; translated protein: MSAWDTKFDKKGFTFDDVLLIPAESHVLPNEVDLSVQLAKNIKLNTPILSASMDTVTEAPMAIAMARQGGLGVIHKNMSIEQQADEVSKVKRSENGVIIDPIYLTADDKVSEAEKLMSTYRISGVPIVTNTTDLKLVGIITNRDLRFITDYSVQIGTVMTSEDLITAPVGTSLKEAEQILQEHKIEKLPLIDENGRLGGLVTIKDIEKVKEFPNAAKDQYGRLLVAAAVGVTSDTFERAEALLKAGADAIIIDTAHGHSAGVLRKITQIREKFPEATLIAGNVATAEGTRALYDAGVDVVKVGIGPGSICTTRIVAGVGVPQLTAIYDAASVAHEYGKTIIADGGIKYSGDIVKALAGGGNAVMLGSMLAGTDEAPGEFEIYQGRRFKTYRGMGSLAAMSHGSSDRYFQSGVNEANKLVPEGIEGRVAAKGAVGDVIYQLLGGLRSGMGYVGAHNLTELQDAQFVQISNAGLRESHPHDVTITKEAPNYSVK
- a CDS encoding nucleoside deaminase — its product is MAYEKKFMELAANEAQKNVDTDVGGPFGTVIVKDGIVIAQGRNHVLSSNDPTAHGEIYTIRKACQKLGTHDLSGCELYTNAYPCPMCLGAIIWSNIKTCYYGNTAEDAKNIGFRDDAIYQFMEDGLSDKSVLNLEQHDRDTTIRAFNNFDKDAERTIY
- a CDS encoding nucleoside triphosphate pyrophosphohydrolase, which produces MKKLVRDKIPDILSDVAEFEVLSNEDYRSSLRDKVTEEAIEVKQAETRANLVEELGDLEEVIRAILEDASITYEEMDSLRQAKINQKGKFAQKFVMIKPDEES